In Pieris rapae chromosome 24, ilPieRapa1.1, whole genome shotgun sequence, a single window of DNA contains:
- the LOC111001565 gene encoding outer dense fiber protein 2 isoform X2 — MFNFFKRKSKADGANTPEPIRKQPSSEHTKLISVEARTQNDNVTNEKTVTTSKDVVNLLLPETDYSQKTTVVAFLNIMGRKRRNKRKRESRTQENPSHNTIERPASPTLAKNTEDAPRTADSDCVRQLVLSKYAKTPRQHVSHVYVNEPNLDDKRHAEALLREIAKTIDCNIDLNDQMGIENSKPEPVYDTVVQIDAYKNELKGELEKLLQEDDGDKIDTEESSAFIKKSNLKPPRSEEGCSDDDRSDNGKKRVTFRKHIVFDDGEQQTDEEADSSFESLTSEETEYLEDDPDYNKTVIKVESPLIRIDCVEDLKRISSDNSDSGFLECDKESGDETSVKSVESESEEEIERQEELEEDSDIVVIEETDAKDLVNQESKFQAQVATLTELADNRCEEIERARDIITSFRKEIDAKDQEIDRLKCDLASAYKESELIRQRSRSLEEELGAARSCSADLADQLNRRNDETIKAIRAELEDSNTRCAELESRVEMLERDKARLEQEKLIQEQKAQEALSAAEANISKWRSAHEAARSQAAARAERILADCEWKMRELEKRAREAEKEKKELSETVDQLKSSPPTPSHMAELQQLRGLLSEQQRSVQSLTLQLQMVETREESLKLEVHRLKDLLEKEARIMQDKEEQHLLAIDRLKQQHSEHISTIKSEHSEAMSSAASARATLERAHAEKTRTTLANLRIETERDTKNAERKLREVTTRFENLKEVLAAKEAQFERAIAEANSKADWDILQLRHLLDKADINYANNVEMMNERFEKEKERLIEEWSTRLRLVEEQATTDAEDARRNLETTRSKLIAEKNDQISKIKEKHRLEMEEQWEQFMEDKENCLERMKSECRQEGDEERVKREKDLIEEIAELKTQLQSKSHEFEALAMKTAECGRTLAVTEQELREALEREKDLRAKRGDDAAKLTQVEKASREQIEHLTRKCACLRKLFDDMRARLTARERAAADESRAKDKEVHHLRAEVARLTKLVVEQGSQKLGARTRADGCEKKEETEEQTQRRKGTLLCY; from the exons ATGttcaacttttttaaaagaaaatcgaAGGCCGACGGCGCGAACACGCCCGAGCCGATCCGAAAACAACCGAGCTCTGAGCACACAAAGCTAATTTCAGTCGAAGCGCGCACGCAAAACGACAATGTCACAAACGAAAAAACTGTAACGACAAGCAAAGATGTAGTGAATCTATTACTACCCGAAACCGATTACAGCCAGAAGACCACAGTTGTTGCATTCCTCAACATCATGGGTCGCAAGAGACGCAATAAACGAAAGCGCGAATCCCGAACGCAGGAGAACCCGAGCCACAATACTATAGAACGCCCCGCATCGCCTACACTCGCCAAAAATACCGAAGACGCGCCGCGTACGGCGGATTCGGACTGCGTTAGGCAGCTCGTTCTATCGAAGTACGCAAAGACTCCCAGACAACACGTGTCGCATGTGTACGTGAACGAACCAAATTTGGATGATAAACGACATGCAGAGGCACTCCTGCGCGAGATAGCGAAGACAATAGACTGTAACATCGATCTCAATGACCAAATGGGTATTGAAAACAGCAAGCCAGAACCTGTTTACGATACGGTGGTGCAGATAGACGCATACAAAAACGAACTCAAAGGTGAATTGGAGAAGCTGTTACAAGAGGATGACGGtgataaaatagatacagaagaGTCATCTGCATTTATAAAGAAGTCGAATTTGAAGCCTCCACGATCTGAGGAGGGGTGTTCAGATGATGATAGATCTGATAATGGAAAGAAACGGGTGACGTTTAGAAAGCATATCGTCTTCGATGATGGCGAGCAACAGACTGATGAAGAGGCCGATTCGTCGTTCGAATCGCTTACTTCTGAAGAAACAGAGTATTTAGAAGATGACCCGGATTATAACAAGACTGTCATTAAAGTCGAGAGTCCTTTGATTCGAATTGACTGTGTTGAAGATTTGAAACGGATATCCAGCGATAACAGTGATAGTGGTTTCCTTGAGTGTGATAAGGAGTCCGGTGATGAGACAAGTGTGAAAAGTGTTGAGAGTGAGAGTGAGGAAGAGATAGAGAGGCAGGAGGAGTTAGAAGAGGATAGCGATATAGTCGTTATTGAGGAAACGGACGC GAAGGACCTGGTCAACCAAGAATCGAAATTCCAAGCACAAGTGGCGACACTGACGGAACTCGCTGATAACAGATGTGAGGAGATAGAAAGAGCGAGGGATATAATCACCTCGTTCAGGAAGGAGATAGATGCTAAGGACCAAGAAATTGACC GATTAAAATGCGACTTGGCATCAGCTTACAAAGAATCAGAATTAATACGACAGCGAAGTCGGTCGTTGGAGGAAGAACTTGGTGCAGCCAGGAGCTGTTCTGCAGACCTTGCTGACCAGCTTAACAGACGAAATG ATGAAACAATAAAAGCAATACGCGCAGAGTTAGAAGACTCAAATACAAGATGTGCGGAATTAGAATCGAGAGTGGAGATGTTAGAGCGAGACAAAGCGAGGCTAGAGCAGGAGAAACTCATACAGGAACAAAAGGCGCAAGAG GCTCTATCAGCAGCAGAGgcgaatatatcaaaatggCGATCTGCTCACGAAGCCGCTCGATCACAGGCGGCAGCGAGAGCGGAGAGAATTCTCGCGGATTGCGAGTGGAAAATGAGGGAGTTGGAGAAGAGAGCAAGAGAAGCTGAGAAGGAGAAGAAAGAG TTATCAGAAACAGTGGATCAGCTGAAATCATCTCCACCAACTCCATCCCACATGGCCGAGCTCCAGCAACTACGAGGTCTTTTGTCGGAGCAGCAACGTTCAGTACAGTCTTTGACGCTTCAACTGCAGATGGTTGAGACGAGGGAAGAAAGTCTGAAACTGGAGGTGCATAGGCTGAAGGATCTGCTGGAGAAGGAGGCGAGGATTATGCAGGATAAGGAGGAACAGCATTTGTTG GCCATAGATCGACTGAAGCAGCAACATTCAGAACACATAAGCACAATCAAATCCGAGCATTCAGAAGCCATGTCCAGTGCTGCAAGTGCGCGTGCAACCCTGGAGAGAGCACATGCAGAGAAGACCAGAACAACACTTGCCAACTTGAGGATAGAAACAGAAAGAGATACGAAGAATGCTGAGAGGAAGTTGCGGGAGGTCACTACTAGG TTTGAAAATCTGAAAGAAGTATTAGCGGCGAAGGAGGCACAATTCGAGCGAGCAATCGCCGAAGCGAACAGCAAAGCCGACTGGGACATCCTACAGTTGAGACATCTCCTGGACAAAGCCGACATCAACTACGCAAATAACGTGGAGATGATGAACGAGAGATTTGAAAAGGAGAAAG AGCGATTAATAGAAGAATGGTCGACCAGACTTCGGCTGGTGGAAGAGCAAGCCACGACGGACGCTGAAGATGCAAGACGGAACCTGGAGACGACCAGAAGCAAACTCATAGCTGAGAAAAACGATCAGATCAGTaagataaaagaaaaacatcggTTGGAAATGG AAGAGCAATGGGAACAGTTCATGGAAGACAAAGAGAATTGCTTAGAGCGAATGAAGTCTGAATGTCGGCAAGAAGGTGACGAGGAGAGGGTCAAGAGGGAGAAAGACTTAATAGAAGAAATTGCAG AATTAAAAACTCAGTTGCAATCAAAATCACACGAGTTCGAAGCATTAGCGATGAAGACCGCGGAGTGCGGTCGAACACTTGCCGTCACTGAACAGGAATTAAG AGAGGCACTAGAGCGAGAAAAAGACTTGCGAGCGAAGAGGGGAGATGATGCGGCTAAACTGACGCAGGTCGAGAAGGCTTCGAGGGAACAAATAGAGCATTTGACAAGAAAGTGCGCATGTTTAAGAAAACt ttttgatgATATGCGCGCACGTTTGACAGCTCGCGAGCGCGCCGCCGCCGATGAGTCGCGCGCCAAAGACAAGGAAGTGCATCATTTAAGGGCCGAAGTTGCCAGACTCACAAAGCTAGTGGTTGAGCAGGG TTCCCAAAAACTCGGTGCCAGAACGAGAGCAGATGGCTGcgagaagaaagaagaaacaGAAGAACAGACACAGAGGAGAAAGGGtacattattatgttattaa
- the LOC111001565 gene encoding apical junction molecule isoform X4, whose amino-acid sequence MFNFFKRKSKADGANTPEPIRKQPSSEHTKLISVEARTQNDNVTNEKTVTTSKDVVNLLLPETDYSQKTTVVAFLNIMGRKRRNKRKRESRTQENPSHNTIERPASPTLAKNTEDAPRTADSDCVRQLVLSKYAKTPRQHVSHVYVNEPNLDDKRHAEALLREIAKTIDCNIDLNDQMGIENSKPEPVYDTVVQIDAYKNELKGELEKLLQEDDGDKIDTEESSAFIKKSNLKPPRSEEGCSDDDRSDNGKKRVTFRKHIVFDDGEQQTDEEADSSFESLTSEETEYLEDDPDYNKTVIKVESPLIRIDCVEDLKRISSDNSDSGFLECDKESGDETSVKSVESESEEEIERQEELEEDSDIVVIEETDAKDLVNQESKFQAQVATLTELADNRCEEIERARDIITSFRKEIDAKDQEIDRLKCDLASAYKESELIRQRSRSLEEELGAARSCSADLADQLNRRNDETIKAIRAELEDSNTRCAELESRVEMLERDKARLEQEKLIQEQKAQEALSAAEANISKWRSAHEAARSQAAARAERILADCEWKMRELEKRAREAEKEKKELSETVDQLKSSPPTPSHMAELQQLRGLLSEQQRSVQSLTLQLQMVETREESLKLEVHRLKDLLEKEARIMQDKEEQHLLAIDRLKQQHSEHISTIKSEHSEAMSSAASARATLERAHAEKTRTTLANLRIETERDTKNAERKLREVTTRFENLKEVLAAKEAQFERAIAEANSKADWDILQLRHLLDKADINYANNVEMMNERFEKEKERLIEEWSTRLRLVEEQATTDAEDARRNLETTRSKLIAEKNDQISKIKEKHRLEMEEQWEQFMEDKENCLERMKSECRQEGDEERVKREKDLIEEIAELKTQLQSKSHEFEALAMKTAECGRTLAVTEQELSFGWVGALLSACGTCVLTGSFRLALATFLLLLAFFFYSRIKKIKSRAV is encoded by the exons ATGttcaacttttttaaaagaaaatcgaAGGCCGACGGCGCGAACACGCCCGAGCCGATCCGAAAACAACCGAGCTCTGAGCACACAAAGCTAATTTCAGTCGAAGCGCGCACGCAAAACGACAATGTCACAAACGAAAAAACTGTAACGACAAGCAAAGATGTAGTGAATCTATTACTACCCGAAACCGATTACAGCCAGAAGACCACAGTTGTTGCATTCCTCAACATCATGGGTCGCAAGAGACGCAATAAACGAAAGCGCGAATCCCGAACGCAGGAGAACCCGAGCCACAATACTATAGAACGCCCCGCATCGCCTACACTCGCCAAAAATACCGAAGACGCGCCGCGTACGGCGGATTCGGACTGCGTTAGGCAGCTCGTTCTATCGAAGTACGCAAAGACTCCCAGACAACACGTGTCGCATGTGTACGTGAACGAACCAAATTTGGATGATAAACGACATGCAGAGGCACTCCTGCGCGAGATAGCGAAGACAATAGACTGTAACATCGATCTCAATGACCAAATGGGTATTGAAAACAGCAAGCCAGAACCTGTTTACGATACGGTGGTGCAGATAGACGCATACAAAAACGAACTCAAAGGTGAATTGGAGAAGCTGTTACAAGAGGATGACGGtgataaaatagatacagaagaGTCATCTGCATTTATAAAGAAGTCGAATTTGAAGCCTCCACGATCTGAGGAGGGGTGTTCAGATGATGATAGATCTGATAATGGAAAGAAACGGGTGACGTTTAGAAAGCATATCGTCTTCGATGATGGCGAGCAACAGACTGATGAAGAGGCCGATTCGTCGTTCGAATCGCTTACTTCTGAAGAAACAGAGTATTTAGAAGATGACCCGGATTATAACAAGACTGTCATTAAAGTCGAGAGTCCTTTGATTCGAATTGACTGTGTTGAAGATTTGAAACGGATATCCAGCGATAACAGTGATAGTGGTTTCCTTGAGTGTGATAAGGAGTCCGGTGATGAGACAAGTGTGAAAAGTGTTGAGAGTGAGAGTGAGGAAGAGATAGAGAGGCAGGAGGAGTTAGAAGAGGATAGCGATATAGTCGTTATTGAGGAAACGGACGC GAAGGACCTGGTCAACCAAGAATCGAAATTCCAAGCACAAGTGGCGACACTGACGGAACTCGCTGATAACAGATGTGAGGAGATAGAAAGAGCGAGGGATATAATCACCTCGTTCAGGAAGGAGATAGATGCTAAGGACCAAGAAATTGACC GATTAAAATGCGACTTGGCATCAGCTTACAAAGAATCAGAATTAATACGACAGCGAAGTCGGTCGTTGGAGGAAGAACTTGGTGCAGCCAGGAGCTGTTCTGCAGACCTTGCTGACCAGCTTAACAGACGAAATG ATGAAACAATAAAAGCAATACGCGCAGAGTTAGAAGACTCAAATACAAGATGTGCGGAATTAGAATCGAGAGTGGAGATGTTAGAGCGAGACAAAGCGAGGCTAGAGCAGGAGAAACTCATACAGGAACAAAAGGCGCAAGAG GCTCTATCAGCAGCAGAGgcgaatatatcaaaatggCGATCTGCTCACGAAGCCGCTCGATCACAGGCGGCAGCGAGAGCGGAGAGAATTCTCGCGGATTGCGAGTGGAAAATGAGGGAGTTGGAGAAGAGAGCAAGAGAAGCTGAGAAGGAGAAGAAAGAG TTATCAGAAACAGTGGATCAGCTGAAATCATCTCCACCAACTCCATCCCACATGGCCGAGCTCCAGCAACTACGAGGTCTTTTGTCGGAGCAGCAACGTTCAGTACAGTCTTTGACGCTTCAACTGCAGATGGTTGAGACGAGGGAAGAAAGTCTGAAACTGGAGGTGCATAGGCTGAAGGATCTGCTGGAGAAGGAGGCGAGGATTATGCAGGATAAGGAGGAACAGCATTTGTTG GCCATAGATCGACTGAAGCAGCAACATTCAGAACACATAAGCACAATCAAATCCGAGCATTCAGAAGCCATGTCCAGTGCTGCAAGTGCGCGTGCAACCCTGGAGAGAGCACATGCAGAGAAGACCAGAACAACACTTGCCAACTTGAGGATAGAAACAGAAAGAGATACGAAGAATGCTGAGAGGAAGTTGCGGGAGGTCACTACTAGG TTTGAAAATCTGAAAGAAGTATTAGCGGCGAAGGAGGCACAATTCGAGCGAGCAATCGCCGAAGCGAACAGCAAAGCCGACTGGGACATCCTACAGTTGAGACATCTCCTGGACAAAGCCGACATCAACTACGCAAATAACGTGGAGATGATGAACGAGAGATTTGAAAAGGAGAAAG AGCGATTAATAGAAGAATGGTCGACCAGACTTCGGCTGGTGGAAGAGCAAGCCACGACGGACGCTGAAGATGCAAGACGGAACCTGGAGACGACCAGAAGCAAACTCATAGCTGAGAAAAACGATCAGATCAGTaagataaaagaaaaacatcggTTGGAAATGG AAGAGCAATGGGAACAGTTCATGGAAGACAAAGAGAATTGCTTAGAGCGAATGAAGTCTGAATGTCGGCAAGAAGGTGACGAGGAGAGGGTCAAGAGGGAGAAAGACTTAATAGAAGAAATTGCAG AATTAAAAACTCAGTTGCAATCAAAATCACACGAGTTCGAAGCATTAGCGATGAAGACCGCGGAGTGCGGTCGAACACTTGCCGTCACTGAACAGGAATTAAG TTTCGGCTGGGTCGGCGCTTTGCTGTCGGCCTGCGGCACATGCGTCCTCACAGGATCATTCCGTCTCGCTCTAGCAACCTTTCTTTTACTATTAGCCTTCTTTTTCTATTCACgcataaagaaaattaaaagccGTGCCGTTTAA
- the LOC111001565 gene encoding outer dense fiber protein 2 isoform X1, with protein sequence MFNFFKRKSKADGANTPEPIRKQPSSEHTKLISVEARTQNDNVTNEKTVTTSKDVVNLLLPETDYSQKTTVVAFLNIMGRKRRNKRKRESRTQENPSHNTIERPASPTLAKNTEDAPRTADSDCVRQLVLSKYAKTPRQHVSHVYVNEPNLDDKRHAEALLREIAKTIDCNIDLNDQMGIENSKPEPVYDTVVQIDAYKNELKGELEKLLQEDDGDKIDTEESSAFIKKSNLKPPRSEEGCSDDDRSDNGKKRVTFRKHIVFDDGEQQTDEEADSSFESLTSEETEYLEDDPDYNKTVIKVESPLIRIDCVEDLKRISSDNSDSGFLECDKESGDETSVKSVESESEEEIERQEELEEDSDIVVIEETDAKDLVNQESKFQAQVATLTELADNRCEEIERARDIITSFRKEIDAKDQEIDRLKCDLASAYKESELIRQRSRSLEEELGAARSCSADLADQLNRRNDETIKAIRAELEDSNTRCAELESRVEMLERDKARLEQEKLIQEQKAQEALSAAEANISKWRSAHEAARSQAAARAERILADCEWKMRELEKRAREAEKEKKELSETVDQLKSSPPTPSHMAELQQLRGLLSEQQRSVQSLTLQLQMVETREESLKLEVHRLKDLLEKEARIMQDKEEQHLLAIDRLKQQHSEHISTIKSEHSEAMSSAASARATLERAHAEKTRTTLANLRIETERDTKNAERKLREVTTRFENLKEVLAAKEAQFERAIAEANSKADWDILQLRHLLDKADINYANNVEMMNERFEKEKERLIEEWSTRLRLVEEQATTDAEDARRNLETTRSKLIAEKNDQISKIKEKHRLEMEEQWEQFMEDKENCLERMKSECRQEGDEERVKREKDLIEEIAELKTQLQSKSHEFEALAMKTAECGRTLAVTEQELREALEREKDLRAKRGDDAAKLTQVEKASREQIEHLTRKCACLRKLFDDMRARLTARERAAADESRAKDKEVHHLRAEVARLTKLVVEQGSQKLGARTRADGCEKKEETEEQTQRRKGGILKTPEVARKRPTLPDLEPLPPELKPANADSQNGRRRAKSVDLPAVQVPVRIKQLENINKEQS encoded by the exons ATGttcaacttttttaaaagaaaatcgaAGGCCGACGGCGCGAACACGCCCGAGCCGATCCGAAAACAACCGAGCTCTGAGCACACAAAGCTAATTTCAGTCGAAGCGCGCACGCAAAACGACAATGTCACAAACGAAAAAACTGTAACGACAAGCAAAGATGTAGTGAATCTATTACTACCCGAAACCGATTACAGCCAGAAGACCACAGTTGTTGCATTCCTCAACATCATGGGTCGCAAGAGACGCAATAAACGAAAGCGCGAATCCCGAACGCAGGAGAACCCGAGCCACAATACTATAGAACGCCCCGCATCGCCTACACTCGCCAAAAATACCGAAGACGCGCCGCGTACGGCGGATTCGGACTGCGTTAGGCAGCTCGTTCTATCGAAGTACGCAAAGACTCCCAGACAACACGTGTCGCATGTGTACGTGAACGAACCAAATTTGGATGATAAACGACATGCAGAGGCACTCCTGCGCGAGATAGCGAAGACAATAGACTGTAACATCGATCTCAATGACCAAATGGGTATTGAAAACAGCAAGCCAGAACCTGTTTACGATACGGTGGTGCAGATAGACGCATACAAAAACGAACTCAAAGGTGAATTGGAGAAGCTGTTACAAGAGGATGACGGtgataaaatagatacagaagaGTCATCTGCATTTATAAAGAAGTCGAATTTGAAGCCTCCACGATCTGAGGAGGGGTGTTCAGATGATGATAGATCTGATAATGGAAAGAAACGGGTGACGTTTAGAAAGCATATCGTCTTCGATGATGGCGAGCAACAGACTGATGAAGAGGCCGATTCGTCGTTCGAATCGCTTACTTCTGAAGAAACAGAGTATTTAGAAGATGACCCGGATTATAACAAGACTGTCATTAAAGTCGAGAGTCCTTTGATTCGAATTGACTGTGTTGAAGATTTGAAACGGATATCCAGCGATAACAGTGATAGTGGTTTCCTTGAGTGTGATAAGGAGTCCGGTGATGAGACAAGTGTGAAAAGTGTTGAGAGTGAGAGTGAGGAAGAGATAGAGAGGCAGGAGGAGTTAGAAGAGGATAGCGATATAGTCGTTATTGAGGAAACGGACGC GAAGGACCTGGTCAACCAAGAATCGAAATTCCAAGCACAAGTGGCGACACTGACGGAACTCGCTGATAACAGATGTGAGGAGATAGAAAGAGCGAGGGATATAATCACCTCGTTCAGGAAGGAGATAGATGCTAAGGACCAAGAAATTGACC GATTAAAATGCGACTTGGCATCAGCTTACAAAGAATCAGAATTAATACGACAGCGAAGTCGGTCGTTGGAGGAAGAACTTGGTGCAGCCAGGAGCTGTTCTGCAGACCTTGCTGACCAGCTTAACAGACGAAATG ATGAAACAATAAAAGCAATACGCGCAGAGTTAGAAGACTCAAATACAAGATGTGCGGAATTAGAATCGAGAGTGGAGATGTTAGAGCGAGACAAAGCGAGGCTAGAGCAGGAGAAACTCATACAGGAACAAAAGGCGCAAGAG GCTCTATCAGCAGCAGAGgcgaatatatcaaaatggCGATCTGCTCACGAAGCCGCTCGATCACAGGCGGCAGCGAGAGCGGAGAGAATTCTCGCGGATTGCGAGTGGAAAATGAGGGAGTTGGAGAAGAGAGCAAGAGAAGCTGAGAAGGAGAAGAAAGAG TTATCAGAAACAGTGGATCAGCTGAAATCATCTCCACCAACTCCATCCCACATGGCCGAGCTCCAGCAACTACGAGGTCTTTTGTCGGAGCAGCAACGTTCAGTACAGTCTTTGACGCTTCAACTGCAGATGGTTGAGACGAGGGAAGAAAGTCTGAAACTGGAGGTGCATAGGCTGAAGGATCTGCTGGAGAAGGAGGCGAGGATTATGCAGGATAAGGAGGAACAGCATTTGTTG GCCATAGATCGACTGAAGCAGCAACATTCAGAACACATAAGCACAATCAAATCCGAGCATTCAGAAGCCATGTCCAGTGCTGCAAGTGCGCGTGCAACCCTGGAGAGAGCACATGCAGAGAAGACCAGAACAACACTTGCCAACTTGAGGATAGAAACAGAAAGAGATACGAAGAATGCTGAGAGGAAGTTGCGGGAGGTCACTACTAGG TTTGAAAATCTGAAAGAAGTATTAGCGGCGAAGGAGGCACAATTCGAGCGAGCAATCGCCGAAGCGAACAGCAAAGCCGACTGGGACATCCTACAGTTGAGACATCTCCTGGACAAAGCCGACATCAACTACGCAAATAACGTGGAGATGATGAACGAGAGATTTGAAAAGGAGAAAG AGCGATTAATAGAAGAATGGTCGACCAGACTTCGGCTGGTGGAAGAGCAAGCCACGACGGACGCTGAAGATGCAAGACGGAACCTGGAGACGACCAGAAGCAAACTCATAGCTGAGAAAAACGATCAGATCAGTaagataaaagaaaaacatcggTTGGAAATGG AAGAGCAATGGGAACAGTTCATGGAAGACAAAGAGAATTGCTTAGAGCGAATGAAGTCTGAATGTCGGCAAGAAGGTGACGAGGAGAGGGTCAAGAGGGAGAAAGACTTAATAGAAGAAATTGCAG AATTAAAAACTCAGTTGCAATCAAAATCACACGAGTTCGAAGCATTAGCGATGAAGACCGCGGAGTGCGGTCGAACACTTGCCGTCACTGAACAGGAATTAAG AGAGGCACTAGAGCGAGAAAAAGACTTGCGAGCGAAGAGGGGAGATGATGCGGCTAAACTGACGCAGGTCGAGAAGGCTTCGAGGGAACAAATAGAGCATTTGACAAGAAAGTGCGCATGTTTAAGAAAACt ttttgatgATATGCGCGCACGTTTGACAGCTCGCGAGCGCGCCGCCGCCGATGAGTCGCGCGCCAAAGACAAGGAAGTGCATCATTTAAGGGCCGAAGTTGCCAGACTCACAAAGCTAGTGGTTGAGCAGGG TTCCCAAAAACTCGGTGCCAGAACGAGAGCAGATGGCTGcgagaagaaagaagaaacaGAAGAACAGACACAGAGGAGAAAGG gtggaatattaaaaactccAGAAGTCGCGCGTAAAAGGCCAACGTTGCCTGACCTCGAGCCTCTCCCGCCCGAATTAAAACCCGCCAATGCAGATTCACAAAATGGCCGCCGTCGCGCCAAAAGCGTCGATCTGCCAGCCGTACAAGTGCCAGTCAGAATAAAACAActtgaaaacataaataaagagCAATCATAG